In the Arthrobacter sp. 31Y genome, one interval contains:
- a CDS encoding acetyl-CoA C-acetyltransferase → MTNSADDNDVVILAASRTPQGRLNGQLAGFTAVDLGAHAITAALAASGVKAEQVDAVIMGQVLQAGTGQNPARQSAIAAGVGWNIPAVTINKVCLSGLTAVIDAARMIRSGDATVVIAGGQESMTRAPHLLPGSRQGWTYGAIQALDVAAHDGLTDAFDGQSMGLSTETKNVTLGIDRKAQDEVAAASHQRAAAAIADGTFDVEIAPVSVKQRKGDPLVLTTDEGVRPNTTVETLAPLKAAFATDGTITAGNSSPLSDGASALVLTSRRFAEDNGLDYLAVVGKPGQVAGPDNSLHSQPSNAISQALKRAGWTAEDLDFIEINEAFGSVAVQSLKDLHYPLEKCNIHGGAIALGHPIGASGARLALHAAHELKRRGTGKAAVSLCGGGGQGEALLLYRD, encoded by the coding sequence GACAATGACGTTGTCATCCTTGCTGCTTCCCGCACCCCACAGGGTCGGCTCAACGGACAATTGGCGGGATTCACCGCCGTCGACCTTGGCGCTCATGCCATCACCGCAGCATTGGCGGCCAGCGGGGTCAAAGCCGAACAAGTTGACGCTGTCATCATGGGCCAGGTGCTTCAGGCAGGCACAGGACAAAATCCGGCCAGGCAAAGCGCCATCGCCGCCGGTGTTGGTTGGAACATCCCCGCCGTCACCATCAACAAGGTCTGCCTCTCCGGCCTCACCGCAGTCATTGATGCCGCCCGCATGATCCGCAGCGGTGATGCCACAGTAGTTATTGCCGGTGGACAGGAATCCATGACCAGGGCCCCTCACCTCCTCCCGGGGTCCCGCCAAGGCTGGACCTACGGAGCCATCCAAGCGCTGGATGTCGCCGCCCATGATGGCCTCACCGACGCCTTCGACGGACAGTCCATGGGATTGTCCACCGAAACGAAGAACGTCACCCTCGGCATTGACCGCAAGGCCCAGGACGAAGTTGCCGCGGCCTCGCACCAGCGCGCCGCTGCCGCCATCGCAGACGGAACCTTCGACGTCGAAATCGCTCCGGTAAGCGTCAAGCAGCGCAAGGGCGATCCCCTGGTGCTCACCACTGATGAAGGCGTCAGGCCCAACACCACGGTGGAGACGCTGGCACCGCTCAAGGCAGCTTTCGCCACCGACGGCACGATCACGGCCGGCAACTCCTCTCCCCTGTCCGACGGCGCCTCCGCGCTGGTGCTGACCAGTCGCCGGTTCGCCGAGGACAACGGGCTGGACTACCTTGCCGTTGTTGGCAAGCCAGGACAGGTTGCAGGACCTGACAACTCGCTACATTCCCAGCCGTCGAACGCCATTTCACAGGCCTTGAAACGAGCGGGCTGGACGGCGGAAGACTTGGATTTCATCGAAATCAACGAGGCATTCGGCTCAGTGGCCGTACAGTCCCTCAAAGATCTCCACTACCCCCTGGAGAAGTGCAACATCCATGGCGGCGCCATCGCCTTGGGCCACCCCATTGGGGCGTCCGGAGCGCGGCTCGCATTGCACGCCGCGCACGAGCTCAAGCGCAGGGGAACCGGAAAAGCGGCTGTCTCCCTCTGCGGAGGCGGAGGTCAGGGTGAAGCCCTCCTCCTGTACCGCGACTGA